The following proteins are co-located in the Pseudomonas synxantha genome:
- the lgt gene encoding prolipoprotein diacylglyceryl transferase yields MLPYPQIDPVALAIGPLKIHWYGLMYLIGIGGAWLLASRRLNRFDPTWTKEKLSDMVFWMSMGVIVGGRLGYVLFYDLSAYIANPTLIFEVWKGGMAFHGGFIGVMIAAWWFGRRNGKSFFQLMDFVAPFVPIGLGAGRIGNFINAELWGKPTDVPWAMVFPPFSDPAQLPRHPSQLYQFALEGVALFLILYIFSRKPRPTMAVSGMFALFYGIFRFIVEFVRVPDAQLGYLAWGWLTMGQVLSLPMILAGLGMLWWAYNRPQSLKNAAL; encoded by the coding sequence ATGCTGCCTTACCCGCAGATCGACCCGGTGGCCCTGGCCATCGGTCCGCTGAAAATCCACTGGTACGGGCTGATGTACCTGATCGGCATCGGCGGTGCCTGGCTGCTGGCTTCCCGGCGCCTGAACCGGTTCGACCCGACCTGGACCAAGGAGAAGCTCTCCGACATGGTGTTCTGGATGTCGATGGGGGTGATCGTCGGCGGACGCCTGGGGTATGTGCTGTTCTACGATTTGTCGGCCTATATCGCCAATCCGACGCTGATCTTCGAAGTGTGGAAAGGTGGCATGGCCTTCCATGGCGGGTTTATCGGCGTGATGATCGCCGCCTGGTGGTTCGGTCGCCGTAATGGCAAGTCGTTCTTCCAGCTGATGGACTTCGTCGCACCGTTTGTGCCGATCGGCCTGGGCGCCGGGCGCATCGGTAACTTCATCAACGCCGAGTTGTGGGGCAAGCCGACCGATGTGCCGTGGGCCATGGTATTCCCGCCGTTCAGCGACCCGGCGCAACTGCCGCGCCACCCGTCGCAGCTCTACCAGTTCGCGTTGGAAGGTGTGGCACTGTTCCTTATCCTTTACATTTTCTCGCGCAAGCCACGCCCGACCATGGCTGTGTCGGGCATGTTCGCGCTGTTCTACGGGATCTTCCGCTTTATCGTCGAATTCGTACGGGTACCGGATGCGCAGTTGGGTTACCTGGCGTGGGGCTGGCTGACCATGGGTCAGGTCCTCAGCCTGCCGATGATCCTCGCGGGCCTGGGCATGCTCTGGTGGGCGTACAATCGCCCGCAGTCGCTGAAGAACGCCGCGCTTTAA
- a CDS encoding NRDE family protein translates to MCLIVFAWRPGHAQPLIVAANRDEFYARPSLALAQWPDAPQIYAGRDQEAGGTWLGVNADGRFAALTNIRDPHQPPARKSRGELVARFLSGSLPIDDYLADVNGRSIEYAGFNLLVGTRDELWHYNANDTQPTLLAPGIYGLSNAGLNTPWPKLVKAKAALSAVLENPQPEALLEILSDPQTASFADLPDTGVGLATESLLSSVFIASPSYGTRASTALIVNADGRRKMVERSFGPHGGRLGEVELNF, encoded by the coding sequence ATGTGCCTGATTGTTTTCGCCTGGCGACCGGGCCATGCCCAACCGCTGATCGTCGCGGCCAACCGCGATGAGTTCTACGCCCGCCCCAGCCTGGCGCTGGCCCAATGGCCGGATGCGCCACAGATCTATGCCGGCCGCGATCAGGAAGCCGGTGGCACCTGGCTTGGAGTCAACGCTGATGGGCGCTTTGCTGCGTTGACCAATATTCGCGACCCGCACCAGCCACCGGCGCGCAAGTCCCGTGGTGAATTGGTTGCGCGTTTTCTCAGCGGTTCGCTGCCCATTGACGATTATTTAGCCGACGTTAACGGACGCTCGATTGAATATGCCGGGTTTAACCTGTTGGTTGGCACGCGGGATGAGCTGTGGCATTACAACGCCAATGACACCCAGCCCACATTGCTGGCGCCGGGGATCTATGGGCTATCCAATGCCGGGCTGAATACCCCGTGGCCGAAGCTGGTCAAGGCCAAGGCGGCGTTGAGCGCAGTGCTGGAGAATCCGCAGCCGGAGGCGTTACTGGAGATTCTGAGCGATCCGCAGACGGCGTCATTTGCTGACCTCCCCGATACCGGTGTGGGGTTGGCTACTGAGAGTCTGCTGTCGAGTGTGTTTATCGCCAGCCCCAGTTATGGGACACGGGCGAGTACGGCGCTGATTGTGAATGCCGATGGAAGGCGAAAGATGGTGGAGCGTAGTTTTGGGCCGCACGGCGGGCGACTAGGTGAGGTCGAACTCAATTTTTAA
- the ptsP gene encoding phosphoenolpyruvate--protein phosphotransferase, with translation MLNTLRKIVQEVNSAKDLKAALGIIVLRVKEAMGSQVCSVYLLDPETNRFVLMATEGLNKRSIGKVSMAPNEGLVGLVGTREEPLNLEHAADHPRYRYFAETGEERYASFLGAPIIHHRRVVGVLVIQQKERRQFDEGEEAFLVTMSAQLAGVIAHAEATGSIRGLGRQGKGIQEAKFVGVPGSPGAAVGKAVVMLPPADLDVVPDKSVDDIDAEIKLFKTALEGVRADMRNLSNKLATQLRPEERALFDVYQMMLDDASLGNEVKTVIKTGQWAQGALRQVVTDHVNRFEMMDDAYLRERASDVRDLGRRLLAYLQEDRSTNMVFPDNTILVSEELTATQLGEVPEGKLVGLVSVLGSGNSHVAILARAMGIPTVMGLVDLPYSKVDGIDMIVDGHRGEVFTNPSDVLRKQYAEVVEEEKQLAQGLDSLRELPCVTLDGHRVPLLVNTGLLADVARAQQRGAEGVGLYRTEVPFMINQRFPSEKEQLAIYREQLQAFHPLPVTMRSLDIGGDKSLSYFPIKEDNPFLGWRGIRVTLDHPEIFLVQTRAMLKASEGLNNLRILLPMISGTHELEEALHLIHRAWGEVRDEGADVPMPPIGVMIEIPAAVYQAKELARQVDFLSVGSNDLTQYLLAVDRNNPRVADLYDYLHPAVLQALQHVVRDAHAEGKPVSICGEMAGDPAAAVLLMAMGFDSLSMNATNLPKVKWMLRQVELGMAKDLLAELMTIDNPQVIHSSLQLALKNLGLTRMINPASAKTL, from the coding sequence ATGCTCAATACGCTGCGCAAGATCGTCCAGGAAGTTAACTCCGCCAAGGATCTCAAGGCGGCGTTGGGGATTATTGTGTTGCGCGTCAAGGAAGCCATGGGCAGCCAGGTCTGCTCGGTTTACCTGCTGGACCCAGAGACCAACCGTTTTGTGCTGATGGCCACGGAGGGCTTGAACAAGCGCTCCATCGGCAAGGTCAGCATGGCGCCCAATGAAGGTCTGGTGGGCCTGGTGGGGACGCGTGAAGAACCCCTGAACCTCGAACATGCGGCCGACCACCCGCGTTATCGCTACTTTGCCGAAACCGGCGAAGAGCGCTACGCCTCGTTCCTCGGCGCGCCGATCATCCACCACCGCCGCGTAGTCGGCGTGTTGGTCATCCAGCAAAAAGAACGCCGCCAGTTCGACGAAGGTGAAGAAGCCTTCCTCGTGACCATGAGCGCGCAACTCGCCGGGGTTATCGCCCACGCCGAGGCCACCGGTTCGATTCGCGGCCTGGGGCGCCAGGGCAAGGGCATCCAGGAAGCCAAGTTCGTCGGCGTACCGGGCTCGCCTGGGGCTGCGGTGGGCAAGGCGGTGGTCATGCTGCCGCCGGCCGACCTCGACGTGGTGCCGGACAAGAGCGTCGATGACATCGACGCTGAAATCAAACTGTTCAAAACTGCCCTCGAAGGCGTGCGCGCCGACATGCGCAACCTGTCGAACAAGCTGGCCACCCAGCTGCGCCCCGAAGAGCGTGCGCTGTTCGACGTGTACCAGATGATGCTCGACGACGCGTCCCTGGGTAACGAAGTCAAGACCGTGATCAAGACCGGCCAGTGGGCCCAGGGCGCGTTGCGCCAGGTGGTCACCGACCACGTCAACCGCTTCGAAATGATGGACGACGCCTACCTGCGCGAGCGGGCTTCGGATGTGCGCGACCTCGGCCGCCGTTTGTTGGCATACCTGCAGGAAGACCGCAGCACCAACATGGTCTTCCCCGACAACACCATCCTGGTCAGTGAAGAATTGACGGCCACCCAGCTCGGTGAAGTGCCTGAGGGCAAGCTGGTGGGCCTGGTCTCGGTACTGGGCTCGGGTAACTCCCACGTCGCGATCCTGGCCCGGGCCATGGGCATTCCGACGGTGATGGGCCTGGTGGACCTGCCGTATTCCAAGGTCGACGGCATCGACATGATCGTCGACGGGCATCGCGGTGAGGTGTTTACCAACCCCAGCGATGTGCTGCGCAAGCAATACGCCGAAGTGGTGGAAGAAGAGAAGCAGCTGGCACAGGGCCTCGACTCGTTGCGCGAGCTGCCGTGCGTCACCCTCGACGGCCACCGTGTACCGCTGCTGGTCAACACCGGCCTGCTGGCGGATGTAGCACGTGCCCAGCAACGTGGCGCCGAAGGAGTAGGGCTGTATCGCACCGAAGTGCCGTTCATGATCAACCAGCGTTTTCCGAGTGAGAAGGAGCAGCTGGCGATTTATCGCGAGCAACTTCAGGCCTTCCACCCGCTGCCGGTGACGATGCGCAGCCTGGACATTGGCGGCGACAAGTCACTGTCGTATTTCCCGATCAAGGAAGACAACCCCTTCCTTGGCTGGCGTGGCATCCGCGTCACCCTCGACCATCCTGAAATCTTCCTCGTCCAGACCCGCGCCATGCTCAAGGCCAGCGAGGGTTTGAACAACCTGCGTATCCTGCTGCCGATGATCTCCGGCACCCATGAGCTGGAAGAGGCCCTGCACCTGATCCACCGGGCCTGGGGCGAAGTGCGTGATGAAGGCGCCGACGTGCCGATGCCGCCGATTGGCGTGATGATCGAGATCCCCGCGGCGGTGTACCAGGCCAAGGAGCTGGCGCGGCAGGTGGACTTCCTCTCGGTGGGCTCCAACGACCTGACCCAGTACCTGCTGGCCGTGGACCGTAACAACCCACGGGTGGCCGACCTCTACGACTACCTGCACCCGGCGGTGCTGCAAGCTCTGCAACACGTGGTGCGCGACGCCCATGCCGAGGGCAAGCCGGTGAGCATCTGCGGCGAGATGGCCGGCGATCCGGCGGCGGCGGTGCTGTTGATGGCAATGGGCTTTGACAGCCTGTCGATGAACGCCACCAACTTGCCGAAAGTGAAGTGGATGCTGCGCCAGGTTGAATTGGGCATGGCCAAGGATTTACTCGCCGAGTTGATGACCATCGACAATCCGCAAGTTATCCACAGCTCGCTGCAATTGGCGCTGAAGAACCTGGGGCTGACCCGGATGATCAACCCGGCTTCGGCGAAAACTCTCTAA
- a CDS encoding RNA pyrophosphohydrolase — protein sequence MIDPDGFRPNVGIILTNDAGQVLWARRINQDAWQFPQGGINPDETPEDALYRELNEEVGLEREDVQILACTRGWLRYRLPQRLVRTHSQPLCIGQKQKWFLLRLISNEQRVRMDLTGKPEFDGWRWVSYWYPLGQVVTFKREVYRRALKELAPRLLARD from the coding sequence GTGATCGACCCCGATGGTTTCCGTCCTAATGTCGGGATTATTCTTACGAATGATGCCGGACAGGTGCTATGGGCTCGCCGAATCAACCAAGATGCCTGGCAGTTTCCTCAAGGTGGAATCAACCCCGACGAAACCCCTGAAGACGCCTTGTACCGTGAGTTGAACGAAGAAGTCGGCCTTGAGCGTGAAGATGTACAGATTCTGGCCTGTACCCGTGGCTGGTTGCGTTATCGTTTGCCGCAACGCCTGGTGCGTACCCACAGCCAACCGCTGTGCATCGGCCAGAAGCAAAAATGGTTTCTTCTGCGCCTGATCTCCAATGAGCAGCGGGTGCGGATGGATTTGACCGGTAAACCGGAGTTCGATGGCTGGCGCTGGGTCAGCTATTGGTACCCGTTGGGCCAGGTGGTGACATTCAAGCGCGAGGTTTATCGTCGCGCTCTCAAAGAGCTTGCCCCGCGCCTTTTAGCGCGCGACTGA
- a CDS encoding HAD family hydrolase yields the protein MRLALFDLDNTLLGGDSDHAWGDYLCERGFLDPIAYKARNDAFYQDYLAGTLDNAAYLNFCLEILGRTEMAQLDEWHNDYMRDCIEPIMLPKAVELLAKHRAAGDKLVIITATNRFVTAPIAARLGVETLIATECEMLDGRYTGRSTDVPCFREGKVTRLNRWLEETGYSLEDSYFYSDSMNDLPLLEQVTHPVAVDPDPNLRAEAQKRGWPVITLRS from the coding sequence ATGCGCCTGGCTTTATTCGACTTGGACAACACGCTCCTGGGTGGTGACAGCGATCACGCCTGGGGTGATTACCTGTGTGAGCGCGGGTTTCTCGACCCGATCGCCTACAAGGCCCGCAACGATGCGTTCTACCAGGACTACCTGGCCGGCACGCTGGATAATGCCGCCTACCTGAACTTTTGCCTGGAAATCCTCGGCCGCACCGAAATGGCCCAGTTGGACGAATGGCACAACGACTATATGCGCGACTGCATCGAGCCGATCATGCTGCCCAAGGCGGTGGAACTGCTGGCCAAACACCGCGCCGCGGGCGACAAGCTGGTAATCATCACCGCCACCAACCGTTTCGTCACTGCGCCAATTGCCGCACGGCTGGGCGTCGAGACCCTGATCGCCACAGAATGCGAAATGCTGGACGGCCGCTATACCGGGCGCAGCACCGATGTGCCGTGCTTTCGCGAAGGCAAGGTGACGCGCCTGAACCGTTGGCTGGAGGAGACCGGGTATAGCCTGGAAGACAGCTATTTCTATAGCGACTCGATGAATGACTTACCGTTGCTGGAGCAGGTGACGCATCCGGTGGCGGTGGATCCGGATCCGAATTTGCGCGCTGAAGCCCAGAAGCGCGGTTGGCCGGTGATTACGCTGCGTAGCTGA
- a CDS encoding DUF2269 family protein, with product METLTTLKVIHITATVLLLLSGLGLAVLAWRKRSAGPAVTVQRPWAFVWLLMGICLISMPFTGWWLVHLLGWPLGQTWILGSSILYTVAALAWFWLVARLNRLRKGEGGSLNFTLVLAVVSLVGFVAIAGLMGAKPV from the coding sequence ATGGAAACGCTGACCACCCTCAAGGTTATCCACATCACCGCCACCGTGTTGCTGCTGCTCAGTGGCCTCGGCCTGGCCGTATTGGCCTGGCGTAAGCGCAGCGCGGGCCCTGCTGTTACTGTGCAACGCCCGTGGGCGTTCGTCTGGCTGTTGATGGGCATTTGCCTGATCAGCATGCCGTTCACCGGCTGGTGGCTGGTGCACCTGCTCGGCTGGCCGTTGGGGCAAACCTGGATCCTGGGTTCCAGCATCCTCTACACCGTAGCGGCGCTGGCCTGGTTCTGGCTGGTGGCGCGGCTTAATCGCCTGCGCAAAGGCGAGGGCGGTAGCCTGAATTTCACCCTGGTGCTGGCGGTGGTCAGTCTGGTGGGGTTTGTGGCGATTGCGGGGCTCATGGGCGCCAAGCCGGTTTAG
- the ilvA gene encoding threonine ammonia-lyase, biosynthetic: MLEHYVKKILTSRVYDIAVETPLQTARQLSERLGNKIWLKREDLQPVFSFKIRGAYNKLTQLSSEERARGVVTASAGNHAQGLALAAKVLGVKATIVMPKTTPEIKVEGVRSRGGKVVLHGDSFPEALAYSLKLVDEKGYVYIHPYDDPHTIAGQGTVAMEILRQHPGPLDAIFVPVGGGGLIAGIAAYVKYLRPEIKIIGVEPDDSNCLQAAMAAGERVVLPTVGIFADGVAVAQIGQHTFDICKDYVDEVITVSTDEICAAIKDIYDDTRSITEPAGALGVAGIKKYVETRGVSGQTFVAIDSGANVNFDRLRHVAERAELGEGREAIIAVTIPEQPGSFKAFCEAVGKRQITEFNYRYHTGSEAHIFVGVQTHPENDPRSALIASLTSQGFPVLDLTENELAKLHIRHMVGGHAAKVSDELVFRFEFPERPGALFNFLNKLGGRWNISMFHYRNHGAADGRVVAGLQVPADERHLVPAALAEIGYPYWDESENPAYQLFLG, translated from the coding sequence ATGCTTGAACATTACGTCAAAAAGATCCTCACCTCGCGCGTTTATGACATTGCCGTGGAAACCCCCTTGCAGACTGCCCGCCAGCTCTCCGAGCGGCTGGGCAACAAGATTTGGCTCAAGCGCGAAGACTTGCAGCCGGTGTTCTCGTTCAAGATTCGCGGCGCTTATAACAAGCTGACCCAATTAAGCAGCGAGGAACGTGCCCGCGGCGTGGTCACGGCTTCGGCGGGCAACCATGCCCAGGGCCTGGCCCTGGCGGCCAAGGTGCTGGGGGTCAAGGCCACCATCGTGATGCCCAAGACTACCCCGGAGATCAAGGTCGAAGGCGTGCGCTCCCGTGGCGGTAAAGTAGTGTTGCACGGCGATTCCTTCCCGGAAGCGCTGGCCTACTCGCTCAAGCTGGTCGATGAAAAGGGCTACGTCTACATTCACCCCTACGATGATCCGCACACTATTGCCGGGCAGGGCACCGTGGCGATGGAAATCCTGCGCCAGCACCCGGGGCCCCTGGACGCGATTTTCGTACCGGTGGGCGGCGGCGGGCTGATCGCCGGCATCGCCGCGTACGTGAAATACCTGCGCCCGGAGATCAAGATCATTGGCGTCGAGCCGGACGACTCCAACTGCCTGCAAGCCGCCATGGCCGCGGGCGAGCGCGTGGTGTTGCCCACCGTCGGGATCTTCGCCGATGGCGTGGCGGTGGCGCAGATCGGCCAGCACACCTTCGACATCTGCAAGGACTATGTCGATGAAGTGATCACCGTCAGCACCGATGAAATCTGCGCGGCGATCAAGGATATCTACGACGACACTCGCTCTATCACTGAGCCGGCAGGCGCGTTGGGCGTGGCCGGGATCAAAAAGTACGTCGAGACCCGTGGCGTCAGCGGCCAGACCTTCGTTGCCATCGACTCTGGCGCCAACGTCAACTTCGACCGCCTGCGCCACGTGGCCGAGCGTGCGGAGCTGGGCGAAGGCCGCGAAGCGATTATCGCCGTGACCATCCCCGAGCAGCCGGGCAGCTTCAAGGCGTTCTGCGAGGCCGTGGGCAAACGCCAGATCACCGAATTCAACTACCGTTACCACACCGGCAGCGAGGCGCACATCTTCGTCGGCGTACAGACCCACCCCGAAAACGATCCACGCAGCGCGCTGATCGCCAGCCTGACCAGCCAGGGTTTCCCGGTGCTGGACCTGACCGAAAACGAACTGGCCAAGTTGCACATTCGCCATATGGTCGGCGGGCACGCGGCCAAAGTCAGCGACGAGTTGGTGTTTCGCTTCGAATTCCCGGAGCGGCCGGGGGCATTGTTCAACTTTCTTAACAAGTTGGGCGGGCGCTGGAACATCTCGATGTTCCATTACCGCAACCACGGCGCGGCCGACGGCCGAGTAGTTGCCGGGCTGCAAGTGCCGGCGGATGAGCGTCACCTGGTGCCGGCGGCCCTGGCTGAAATCGGTTATCCGTACTGGGATGAAAGCGAAAACCCGGCCTACCAGTTGTTCCTCGGTTGA
- the rpiA gene encoding ribose-5-phosphate isomerase RpiA, with protein sequence MTQDQLKQAVAQAAVDLILPKLDDKSIVGVGTGSTANCFIDALAQHKGAFDGAVASSEATAARLKGHGIPVYELNTVSDLEFYVDGADESDEHLNLIKGGGAALTREKIVAAVAKTFICIADASKLVPVLGAFPLPVEVIPMARSHVARELVKLGGDPVYREGVLTDNGNIIIDVFNMQITNPVELETQINAIVGVVTNGLFAARPADVLLLGTPEGVKTLKA encoded by the coding sequence ATGACCCAGGATCAACTCAAACAGGCAGTGGCCCAGGCCGCTGTCGATTTAATCCTTCCTAAACTCGACGACAAGAGCATCGTCGGTGTCGGCACCGGTTCCACCGCCAACTGCTTTATCGACGCACTGGCCCAGCACAAGGGCGCGTTCGACGGCGCAGTCGCCAGCTCCGAAGCCACCGCTGCACGTCTTAAAGGCCATGGCATTCCGGTGTACGAGCTCAACACCGTGAGCGACCTGGAGTTCTACGTCGACGGCGCCGATGAAAGCGACGAACACCTGAACCTGATCAAGGGCGGCGGCGCAGCCCTGACCCGCGAAAAGATCGTCGCAGCCGTAGCCAAGACCTTCATCTGCATCGCCGATGCCAGCAAACTGGTGCCGGTGCTCGGCGCATTCCCGTTGCCGGTGGAAGTCATCCCCATGGCCCGCAGCCATGTGGCCCGCGAGCTGGTGAAGTTGGGCGGCGACCCGGTGTACCGCGAAGGGGTGTTGACCGACAACGGCAACATCATCATCGATGTGTTCAATATGCAGATCACCAACCCCGTTGAGCTGGAGACGCAGATCAACGCAATCGTGGGCGTGGTCACCAACGGCCTGTTCGCGGCGCGCCCGGCCGATGTGTTGCTGCTGGGCACCCCGGAAGGCGTGAAAACCCTCAAGGCTTAA
- a CDS encoding autotransporter domain-containing protein yields MIKPLALAISVAGALLSAQAQAYDYGQHANTTLEKLINDYPGRYRGTANFAGAADWMQSQMGTAYSISRQDFTWNNGSRASQNVVAYAAGTKPQYVVFGAHFDTYFGRPTLQGLDDNGSGASVLTEVAKNLGGLQLENGLQIVGFGAEEEGLRGSRAFVDSLSTSQRANMLAMINLDSLITGDMMYAHAGQNSTANPALASLREHTFQIAKELNIPLFTNPGLDPQYPQGTGCCSDGEAFEPLNIPILYVEATNWELGDLDGYTQTDNPKIPGGSTWHDPNEDNKAVLTDAFGQARIEQRLRDYSRLLSRLVLELTNADLMASTASGGAVARNMQDNLQRQHQAMVRLHDRRWLTLQAASREVGSFDGEIGVDGEYNPDSGFDSAPNPEARRLGLHALGDYQLTSSLNIGASLSYLNGRDKLEHRGKLDSDTWQAAVYALLNDGGPSWLAGDLSVGRTRFESKRNLVIQASGGPILLDQQLSGETDALALGARVLGGYDFDFGALKSGPFAGLDYSHYRIDKFHEKQNLRTALEYEEQSFDSLEASLGWRVRGAVALPYGLSLLPYGDIAWVKELADGRLDDLQLSARADGQARTARLGSVDKSFGRAQIGSQLAITPELGVYAEVNSRLGHAEGSQTGYSLGVQWMF; encoded by the coding sequence GTGATAAAGCCCCTAGCCCTCGCCATCAGCGTTGCCGGTGCCCTGCTGTCCGCGCAAGCCCAAGCCTACGATTACGGCCAGCACGCCAACACCACCCTGGAAAAACTGATCAATGACTACCCCGGTCGTTATCGCGGTACGGCCAATTTTGCCGGCGCTGCGGATTGGATGCAGAGCCAGATGGGCACGGCCTATTCCATCAGCCGCCAGGACTTCACTTGGAACAACGGCAGCCGCGCTTCGCAAAACGTGGTTGCCTACGCCGCCGGCACCAAGCCGCAGTACGTGGTGTTTGGCGCACATTTCGACACCTATTTTGGTCGCCCGACCCTGCAAGGCCTGGACGACAATGGCTCCGGTGCCAGCGTGTTGACCGAGGTAGCCAAAAACCTCGGCGGCCTGCAACTGGAAAATGGCCTGCAAATAGTCGGCTTCGGCGCCGAAGAAGAGGGCTTACGCGGCTCCCGCGCCTTTGTCGACTCGCTCAGCACCAGCCAGCGCGCCAATATGCTGGCGATGATCAACCTCGACAGCTTGATCACCGGCGACATGATGTACGCCCACGCCGGTCAGAACAGCACCGCCAACCCGGCCTTGGCGTCATTGCGCGAGCACACCTTCCAGATCGCCAAGGAGTTGAACATCCCGCTGTTCACCAACCCCGGCCTGGACCCGCAATACCCTCAGGGTACCGGCTGTTGCAGCGATGGCGAGGCGTTTGAACCGCTGAACATCCCGATCCTTTATGTCGAAGCCACTAACTGGGAACTGGGCGACCTGGACGGCTACACCCAGACCGATAACCCGAAAATCCCCGGTGGCTCGACCTGGCACGACCCGAACGAAGACAACAAGGCCGTGCTCACCGATGCCTTCGGCCAAGCGCGCATCGAGCAGCGCCTGCGTGACTATTCACGCCTGCTCAGCCGCCTGGTGCTGGAGTTGACCAACGCCGACCTGATGGCCTCAACGGCGTCCGGCGGCGCGGTCGCACGCAATATGCAAGACAACCTGCAGCGCCAGCATCAGGCCATGGTGCGCTTGCATGATCGCCGCTGGCTGACCCTGCAGGCTGCCAGCCGGGAGGTGGGCAGCTTTGATGGCGAAATCGGCGTGGATGGCGAATACAACCCGGACAGTGGCTTCGACAGCGCCCCCAACCCCGAAGCCCGGCGCCTGGGCCTGCATGCCCTCGGCGACTACCAACTGACCTCGAGCCTGAATATCGGCGCCAGCCTGAGCTACCTCAATGGCCGCGACAAACTCGAGCATCGCGGCAAACTGGACAGTGACACCTGGCAGGCAGCCGTCTATGCGCTGCTCAACGATGGCGGACCAAGCTGGCTGGCCGGTGACCTGAGCGTCGGCCGCACGCGCTTCGAATCCAAGCGCAACCTGGTGATCCAGGCCAGTGGCGGGCCGATCCTGCTCGATCAGCAACTGAGCGGCGAGACCGACGCTCTGGCATTGGGCGCACGGGTCCTTGGCGGCTATGACTTTGATTTCGGTGCCTTAAAGAGCGGGCCGTTCGCCGGCCTGGACTACAGCCATTACCGCATCGACAAATTCCACGAAAAACAGAACCTGCGCACGGCCCTGGAGTACGAAGAACAGTCTTTCGACTCCCTGGAAGCCAGCCTCGGCTGGCGCGTGCGTGGCGCGGTCGCCCTGCCCTACGGCCTGAGCCTGCTACCTTATGGCGACATCGCCTGGGTCAAGGAATTGGCCGACGGTCGCCTCGACGACCTGCAACTGAGCGCACGTGCCGATGGCCAAGCGCGCACCGCCAGGCTCGGTTCAGTGGACAAGAGCTTCGGCCGGGCGCAGATCGGCAGCCAATTGGCGATCACCCCGGAATTGGGCGTGTATGCCGAGGTCAATAGCCGACTGGGGCATGCCGAAGGCAGCCAGACCGGCTATTCACTGGGCGTGCAATGGATGTTCTGA
- a CDS encoding SdiA-regulated domain-containing protein: MRRLARPKPAFFILLLLALVAAGVVAQQFRLFERAWFNWQVWRQPADERAIGLADYRVIVEGQVIEGLDDDVSALTYDPVRKSLFTVTNKNAELVELSLDGKILRRIPLVGFGDAEAVEFISDNIYVISDERQQRLIKVHVDDDTQFLDAADAEQMTLGVHIGGNKGFEGLAYDSVGKRLFVAKERDPMLIYEVHGFPHFKPEKTYSVHVINNPKRDAGLFVRDLSSLQYDERSGHLLALSDESFLVLELDIDGRPLSSLSLLKGRHGLSKRVPQAEGIAMDDDGTLYMVSEPNLFYVFKKP; the protein is encoded by the coding sequence ATGCGTCGACTTGCCCGTCCCAAACCTGCTTTCTTCATCCTGCTGTTGCTTGCCCTGGTTGCCGCCGGGGTGGTTGCGCAGCAGTTCCGCCTGTTCGAGCGTGCCTGGTTCAATTGGCAGGTGTGGCGCCAGCCCGCCGATGAGCGCGCGATTGGCCTGGCGGACTATCGCGTCATCGTCGAAGGCCAGGTGATCGAAGGGCTCGACGACGACGTCTCGGCCCTCACCTACGACCCGGTGCGCAAAAGCCTGTTTACCGTCACCAATAAAAACGCCGAGCTGGTGGAGCTGTCCCTGGACGGCAAGATCCTGCGGCGCATTCCCCTGGTGGGCTTTGGCGATGCCGAGGCGGTGGAATTTATCAGCGACAACATCTATGTCATCAGCGATGAGCGCCAGCAGCGGCTGATCAAGGTGCACGTGGACGATGACACGCAATTTCTCGATGCCGCCGACGCCGAGCAAATGACCCTCGGCGTACATATTGGCGGCAACAAGGGTTTTGAAGGATTGGCCTACGACTCGGTAGGCAAGCGCCTGTTCGTGGCCAAGGAGCGTGACCCGATGCTGATCTACGAGGTGCACGGATTTCCCCATTTCAAGCCGGAAAAAACCTACTCGGTGCACGTGATCAACAACCCCAAGCGCGATGCCGGGTTGTTTGTACGCGACCTGTCGAGCCTGCAATACGACGAGCGCAGCGGGCATCTGCTGGCGCTGTCGGATGAGTCGTTCCTGGTGTTGGAGCTGGATATCGACGGTCGCCCGTTAAGCAGTCTGTCGCTGCTTAAAGGGCGCCATGGCCTGAGCAAGCGCGTGCCCCAGGCCGAAGGGATCGCCATGGACGACGATGGCACCTTGTACATGGTCAGCGAGCCGAACCTGTTCTACGTGTTCAAGAAACCCTGA